One Kitasatospora sp. MAP12-44 DNA segment encodes these proteins:
- a CDS encoding RNA-guided endonuclease TnpB family protein, giving the protein MRTELVKRAFKYRFHPTDEQAAELIRTFGCVRKVYNLALDARTTAWCQRQERVNYNATSAMLTGWKKTDELSFLAEVSSVPLQQALRHLQGAFSNFWDGWAKYPRFKSKRRTRRSAEYTRSGFRFRAGRLTLAKMTEPLDIVWSRPLPDGVEPSTVTVSQDSAGRWFVSMLCEDVSVKPLPTVDTVVGIDAGITALVTLSTGEKIANPRHERKERERLAKAQRNLAKKDKGSRNRDKARVKVARVHARIADRRRDGLHKLTTRLVRENQVVVIEDLTVSGMLKNRTLARAISDAAWSELRSMLQYKAGWYGRTVITVDRWYPSTKTCSGCGYVKQSVPLSERTFRCERCPLVLDRDVNAARNIKAAGLAVLACGAGVRPQRSHPGRPSATKQELRRATAVGLAVP; this is encoded by the coding sequence TCAAGTACCGCTTCCATCCCACCGACGAGCAGGCGGCCGAGCTGATCCGCACGTTCGGGTGCGTGCGCAAGGTCTACAACCTGGCGCTGGACGCTCGCACGACGGCGTGGTGCCAGCGTCAGGAGCGGGTGAACTACAACGCCACCTCGGCGATGCTCACCGGATGGAAGAAGACGGATGAGCTGTCGTTCCTCGCAGAGGTGTCCTCGGTGCCGCTGCAGCAGGCGCTGCGGCATCTGCAAGGCGCGTTCTCGAACTTCTGGGACGGTTGGGCGAAGTACCCCCGGTTCAAGTCGAAGCGCAGGACACGCAGATCTGCGGAGTACACCAGATCCGGGTTCAGGTTCCGTGCTGGCCGTCTGACACTGGCGAAGATGACGGAACCGCTGGACATCGTGTGGTCGCGTCCGTTGCCCGACGGTGTGGAGCCGTCCACGGTCACGGTGTCGCAGGACAGTGCCGGACGCTGGTTCGTGTCGATGCTGTGCGAGGACGTGAGTGTCAAGCCCCTGCCCACCGTTGACACGGTGGTGGGGATCGACGCTGGCATCACCGCACTGGTCACCCTCTCCACAGGGGAGAAGATCGCGAATCCGCGGCACGAGAGGAAGGAGCGCGAGCGGCTGGCGAAGGCGCAGCGGAACCTCGCGAAGAAGGACAAGGGCAGCCGAAACCGGGACAAGGCCCGTGTCAAGGTCGCGCGCGTCCACGCGCGGATCGCCGACCGGCGCAGGGACGGACTGCACAAGCTCACCACTCGACTCGTCCGCGAAAACCAAGTGGTCGTGATCGAGGATCTGACGGTCAGCGGCATGCTGAAGAACCGCACGCTCGCCCGTGCCATCAGCGATGCCGCATGGTCGGAGTTGCGGTCGATGCTGCAGTACAAGGCCGGCTGGTACGGGCGGACGGTGATTACCGTCGACCGCTGGTACCCGTCGACCAAGACCTGCTCCGGCTGCGGGTACGTCAAGCAGAGCGTGCCCCTGAGTGAACGCACCTTCCGGTGCGAGCGCTGCCCTCTCGTCCTTGATCGGGACGTGAATGCGGCGCGGAACATCAAAGCCGCCGGGCTGGCGGTGTTGGCCTGTGGAGCTGGTGTAAGACCTCAACGGAGTCATCCGGGCAGGCCGTCGGCGACGAAGCAGGAACTGCGGCGGGCAACCGCCGTTGGACTCGCCGTCCCGTAG